The DNA sequence GAGCCGATGCCGGGGATGATGCCGTCGAACGAGGCGTTCTGGAACTCCATCTGCACGCCGAGCACCTGCCCGATGGCGGTGCCGAGGTCGACGTCGAAGCCGGCCGCCTTGCCGTTGTCCTGGAACTCGTTCGGCGGGTAGCTCTGGTCCTGCCCGACCAGGATCTTGCCGTCGGTCTTGACGTCCGCCGGGACCATGGCGGCGAGCGCGTCGTCCTTGGCGACCGTGCCCACGTCACCCGAACCGGTGCCGGGCGCCGCGGCGGAGCTGCTCGTGCCGACGTCGCCGGCGCCACTCCCGCCCGCTCCGCAGGCCACGGTCAGGCCGACCAGGGCGAACGCAGGCAGCATCGCGAGCGCCTTGAGTTGGGTTCCTCGGGCCACGTCGTCACTCCTCGTAGTTCTCAGTTCGTGAGAGCACGCATATTGCCACTCATCCATACCAAAGCACAGCACTGTCGAGTTACAGCGACGTTTCGCACCGCGCCCACCGCTGTGCGAGTGTCGCGCACGAAGGGGCACGTGCGTCAGGATGTCGTTCATGAACGCCACCCCGCCCCGGCTGCCCCCGTCCGGTCGACGCGCGAGGAAGGCGGCGACCAGCCGGATCACCCGGCCGGGGGCCCGGTTCGAGGGCTACCTCGCCCCGGACCGGCCGCACGCCGGGGCCTACGACGAGATGTTCGCCGCCGACGGCACGGTCCGCGGTCCGTACCGCGCGCTGTACGAGTCGATCGCCGCGCTGGACGCGCACGACCTGCAGTCGCGGTCGCAGGCGCTCGACCGGGCGATGGTCGACCAGGGCATCACGTTCTCGCTGTCCGGGCAGGAGCGGCCGTTCCCCCTGGACCTGGTGCCGCGGGTGATCCAGGCCGCCGAGTGGACGAAGCTCGAACGCGGGGTGGCCCAGCGCGTCCGCGCGCTCGAAGCGTTCCTCGCCGACGTCTACGGCGACCGGCAGATCCTGCGCGACGGCGTCCTGCCGCGGCGGCTGATCACGTCGTGCGAGCACTTCCACCGGGAGGCGTACGGCATCACCCCGCCGAACGGCGTGCGCATCCACGTGTCCGGGGTGGACCTGGTGCGCGACGAAGAGGGCACGTTCCGGGTGCTGGAGGACAACCTCCGCAACCCGTCCGGGGTGTCGTACGTGATGGAGAACCGGCGCACGATGGCGCGGGTCTTCCCGGACCTGTTCGCCCAGCACCGGGTGCGCCCGGTCGGTGACTACGCGTCGCACCTGCTGCGGGCGCTGCGCGCGGCGTCCGCGGCGAACGTCGCCGACCCGATGGTCGTCGTGCTCACGCCCGGCGTCCACAACTCGGCGTACTTCGAACACTCGCTGCTGGCCCGGCTGATGGGCGTCGAGCTGGTCGAAGGCCGCGACATGTTCTGCCGCGACAACGTCGTCTACCTGCGGACGACCGAGGGCGAGCGCCAGGTCGACGTCATCTACCGGCGGATCGACGACGGGTTCCTCGATCCGGTGCACTACCGGCCGGACTCGGTGCTCGGCATCGCCGGCGTCCTCAACGCGGCGCGCGCGGGCAACGTCGTGGTCGCGAACGCCGTCGGCAACGGCGTCGGCGACGACAAGCTCGTCTACACCTACGTGCCGGAAATGGTGAAGTACTACCTGAACGAGAAGCCGCTGCTGCCCAATGTGGACACCTTCCGGTGCTGGCTGCCGGACGAGTTCGACCACGTCATGGCGCACCTCGACGAACTGGTGGTCAAGCCGGTCGAGGGCTCCGGCGGCTACGGGATCGTGTTCGGGCCGGAGGCGACCGCGGCGGAACTGGCGACGCTGCGGCGGAAGGTGCGGGCCAACCGGCGCGGCTGGATCGCGCAGCCGGTGGTCCAGCTCTCGACCGTGCCGGCCAAGGTGGACGACCGGCTCGCGCCGCGGCACGTCGACCTGCGGCCGTTCGCCGTCAACGACGGCAAGGACATCTTCGTACTGCCCGGCGGCCTGACGCGGGTGGCGCTGCCGGAGGGCAGCCTGGTCGTCAACTCGTCGCAGGGCGGCGGCTCGAAGGACACGTGGGTGCTCGCGTCCCGCGCGTCGACGGCCGAGCGGGAGCTGGAGCAGCCCGCGCTCGGCGCGATGTCCACTGTGGACGGCCTGGTCGCCGAACAGGGGCCTGAGCTGACGTCGTCCCAGCAGCAGCAGCAGCAGCAGAGCTAGGGAGGTTCGAAGTGCTGGCACGCAACGCGGAGTCGCTGTACTGGATCGGCCGGTACGTCGAACGCGCCGACGACACCTCCCGCATCCTCAACGTCTCGGTCCACCAGCTGCTGGAGGACGCGACCGTCGACCCGGACCACGCGAGCCGCCAGCTGCTGGCCGTCCTGGGCATCGACACCCCCGACGGGGACGCGCTCGACGTCTGGAAGCTGACCGAGCTGGTGGCGTACGCGAAGGACAACCCCGCGTCGATCGTCGGCTCGATCAACTCGGCGCGCGAGAACACCCGCGGCGCGCGCGAAGTCGTCCCGACCGAGCTGTGGGAATGCCTGAACGCGACGTGGAACGCGGTGCCGGACCGGCAGCGCTACGCCCGGCGCGCGGGCCCGCACGCGTTCCTGTCGTTCGTGGAAGAGCGCGCGGCGATGTTCGCCGGCCTCGCCGACTCGACGATGAGCCGCGACGACGGCTGGCTGTTCATGGTGCTCGGCCGCTCGATCGAACGCGCCGACATGGTCGTGCGGCTGCTGCTGTCCCGCGTCGCGGACCGCGCGTCGTCGCCGGGCTGGATCACGGTGCTCCGCTCGGCCGGCGCGCAGGACACGTACCTGAGGACGTACCGGGGCGCGCTGGACGCCGGCCGCGTCGTGCAGTTCCTGTTGCGGGACACGCTGTTCCCGCGGTCGGTGTTCCACGCGCTGCGGCAGGCCGAGGAGTGCCTGCAGCGGCTCGACCCGGGCGGCGGCTCGCGCAGCAACGAGAAGTCCGAAGCGCTGCGCCAGCTCGGCCGGGCCCGCAGCGAACTGGAGTTCCTCCGCCCGTCGGACCTGCTGACCGACCTGCCCCGGCGGCTCGGCTCGTTGCAGACGACGATCAAGGAGATCGGGGAAGCGGTGTCGTTGCAGTACTTCAGCACGTCCCCGTGGGTGGCGTGGAGCGGTGCGGAGGTTTCCCTGTGACGTGGCAGCTGCGCGTGGCGCACCGGACCGGGTACCGGTACGCGACCCCGGCGACGCAGTCGTACAACGAGGCCCGCCTGACCCCGCGCTCGGACCGCCGCCAGACGACGGTCGCGACGCGCATCGAGACGGCGCCGGCGACGCGCGCGTACCGGTACACGGACTACTGGGGCACGGTCGTGACGTCGTTCGACCTCCACGCGCCGCACACCGAGTTCACGGTGCTCGCGACGTCGGTGGTCGAGACGGCGGACGAGGCGGAACCGATCCGCACGGCGACGTGGAAGGACCTGCGCTCCGAAACGGTCATCGACCACCGCACCGAGTACCTGACCCCGACCGACTACACCCCGCGCGACGTCTCACTGGCGCGCGAAGCCCGTTCGCTGCGGACCGGGCTGGATCCGGCGGACGCGGTGCTGGCGGTCTGCGAGTGGGTGAACAAGCAGCTCAAGTACCAACCGGGCACGACGGGCGTCCACTCGACGGCGACCGACGCGTGGCAGGCACGCGAAGGCGTGTGCCAGGACTTCGCGCACGTGACGCTGGTGATGCTGCGGGCGATCGGCATCCCGGCCCGCTACGTGTCGGGCTACCTGCACACGAAGCCGGACGCGAAGCTCGGCGAGGTGGTGGAAGGCGAATCCCACGCCTGGGTCGACGTCTGGACCGGCGGCTGGTGGGCGTACGACCCGACGAACGCGATCCCGGTCGGCCCGCGCCACGTGTGGGTGGCGATGGGCCGGGACTACGCGGACGTGGCCCCGTTGAAGGGCATCTTCACCGGGGGCGGGCAGTCCACTTTGGACGTCTCGGTCCACCTGACCCGGCTGGCTTAGCGCAAGAAGGTCCCGCCCGCGGCTTCGGCCACCTCCGGGCCCAGCGCGGACGCCGGCGTGTGCACGCCCGGTTTGCCTTCGCCGCGGGCCAGGCGGGCCGCGACCTCGGCCACCACCGACGTCGTGAAGTCCATCGCCTCGCCCGCGCGGAGCCAGCCTTCGCGCGTCGTGCCGTCCGGCCACGTGACCACCGCGTGGCCCCAAGTGTGCTGACGAGGGCGGGGCGCCGGCTTCGTGCGGATCGCGGCGAGCCGCCGGACGGCGAAGCGGCGCACGGCCGGGATCGACACCAGCCGCGCGAGCAGCGGGAGCAGGGCCCGGACCAGCGGGGCGGTCGGGGCGAGCCCGGAGAAGACCGTGACGTCCGGTGCGCCGCTCGCGCGCTGGGCGGCGATCAGCTCACCCGAGGGGATGCTCGCCACCGTCACCGTCTCGCCGTCGGGCAGGACGACGGCACGCGGGCTCGCGCCTCCGGCCGAGACCGCGGTCAGGCCGTCGACGATGCTGGCGGCCAGTGCGATCCCGACGGTCCCGCCCTCGGACGCCACGGAGGCCAGCGCGTCGACCTGCACGCGGCTCGGCGTGTCCCGCCCTTCGCACAGCTTCGCGACGACGGCTTCCGTGGCCAGGACGCCGAAGCCGGCGCCGGTCACGAACGTGCTGCCGCCGGCCAGCGCCTCTTCGTGCAGGTCGAGCAGCCGCCGCACCGAAACCAGGTCCGCGGCCAGGTCGATGTAGTGCCCGCCGGGCAGGCAGGCCCGTGCGAGCGTCGCGGCCGTGGCGGCGTACTCGCCGATCGTGTTGACGACCACCGTCGGCCGCTGCCGCCGGATCTCGGCCGCGATGGCTTCGGCGCCGTCGGCGACGACGTACTTCGAGCCGCTCGCCGCCAGCCGTTCGCGGTTGCGGCCGACCAGCACGACCGGCAGGCCGCGGGCCACCAGCTCGGCGGTGATCCCGCGGCCGGTCCGGCCCAGGGCTCCGAGCACCCAGATCTCCATGTCGACCTCCAGTGATGTCTCAGTGTGTCATCACTGAGGCTAGCACGTGACAACACACTGAGACATCACCAGTTAGACTGCGCTCGTGGCCAGATGGGATCCCGGGACCGCGGACCGGCTGCGGAAAGCCGCGCTGGAGCTGTACGCCGAGCACGGGTACGACGCCGTGACCGTGACGCAGATCGCCGAACGCGCCGGGATCACCCGCCGCTCGTACTTCCGCTACTTCCCCGACAAGCGCGAAGTCCTCTTCGCCGGTTCGGAGCAGCTGCCGCCCGCGGTGGCCGAAGCCATCGGGGCCGCCGAAGACGCCGGGTCGCCGCTGCGCACGGTTCTCGCGGCACTCGTCGACGTCGGCACGCAGGTCACGCGGCTGGTCGACCCGTCACCCGAGCGGCGGGCCGTGATCGCCTCGAGCGCCGAACTCCGCGAACGCGAGCGGAGCAAGGCGGCCGCGATCGCCACCGCGATCCGCGAGGCCCTCGAACGCCGAGGCACCCCGCCTGAGCAGGCGAAAGCGGCCGCGCAGGTCGCGGCGATCGTCTTCGGCGACGCGTTCGACCGCTGGATCGACGCGGCCGGGGAGCGGGACTTCCCGGCGTGCCTGGAGACGGCCGTCGCGACCGTGCGCGAAGCCTGCCGATAGAGCGGCACTTTCACGTGAAAGTGACCTGGAGGGGCCTCCGGATCACTTTCACGTGAAAGTGCGCGTCAGCCGCGGGCGTGCGCGTCCAGGATGTGCGCGACGGCCTCGGTGACCTGCTGCGCGTAGTCCAGGTGCAGCCACTCGTCCGGCACGTGGATGTTCGAGTCCGACCCGCAGGCGCCGGTGACCAGGAACTGCGCCGCCGGGTACTTCCGCGAGAGCAGGCCCATGAACGGGATCGAGCCGCCCATGCCGGTCGCGCGGTGCGGACGGCCGAAGACCTCGTCGCTGACCGTGCGCAGGGCCGCCGTCAGCCACGGCGCCTCGCTCGGGGCGTTCCAGCCGTTCTCGGACTGCGGGTTGTCGCCGAAGGTGACCTTCGCGCCGTACGGGACGTCGGTGGTCAGGGCCTTCTTCACGGCTTCGAGCGCCTTCTCGGCGTCGGCCGTCGGCGGCAGCCGGAAGCTCAAGGTGAGCGTGGTGCTCTCGCGCAGGACGTTGCCCGCGTCGGCCGGCTTCGGGAAGCCGTCGGCGCCGATCACCGACAGCGTCGGGCGCCACGCGTTG is a window from the Amycolatopsis sp. cg9 genome containing:
- a CDS encoding transglutaminase domain-containing protein — translated: MTWQLRVAHRTGYRYATPATQSYNEARLTPRSDRRQTTVATRIETAPATRAYRYTDYWGTVVTSFDLHAPHTEFTVLATSVVETADEAEPIRTATWKDLRSETVIDHRTEYLTPTDYTPRDVSLAREARSLRTGLDPADAVLAVCEWVNKQLKYQPGTTGVHSTATDAWQAREGVCQDFAHVTLVMLRAIGIPARYVSGYLHTKPDAKLGEVVEGESHAWVDVWTGGWWAYDPTNAIPVGPRHVWVAMGRDYADVAPLKGIFTGGGQSTLDVSVHLTRLA
- a CDS encoding TetR/AcrR family transcriptional regulator, which produces MARWDPGTADRLRKAALELYAEHGYDAVTVTQIAERAGITRRSYFRYFPDKREVLFAGSEQLPPAVAEAIGAAEDAGSPLRTVLAALVDVGTQVTRLVDPSPERRAVIASSAELRERERSKAAAIATAIREALERRGTPPEQAKAAAQVAAIVFGDAFDRWIDAAGERDFPACLETAVATVREACR
- a CDS encoding circularly permuted type 2 ATP-grasp protein codes for the protein MSFMNATPPRLPPSGRRARKAATSRITRPGARFEGYLAPDRPHAGAYDEMFAADGTVRGPYRALYESIAALDAHDLQSRSQALDRAMVDQGITFSLSGQERPFPLDLVPRVIQAAEWTKLERGVAQRVRALEAFLADVYGDRQILRDGVLPRRLITSCEHFHREAYGITPPNGVRIHVSGVDLVRDEEGTFRVLEDNLRNPSGVSYVMENRRTMARVFPDLFAQHRVRPVGDYASHLLRALRAASAANVADPMVVVLTPGVHNSAYFEHSLLARLMGVELVEGRDMFCRDNVVYLRTTEGERQVDVIYRRIDDGFLDPVHYRPDSVLGIAGVLNAARAGNVVVANAVGNGVGDDKLVYTYVPEMVKYYLNEKPLLPNVDTFRCWLPDEFDHVMAHLDELVVKPVEGSGGYGIVFGPEATAAELATLRRKVRANRRGWIAQPVVQLSTVPAKVDDRLAPRHVDLRPFAVNDGKDIFVLPGGLTRVALPEGSLVVNSSQGGGSKDTWVLASRASTAERELEQPALGAMSTVDGLVAEQGPELTSSQQQQQQQS
- a CDS encoding alpha-E domain-containing protein, encoding MLARNAESLYWIGRYVERADDTSRILNVSVHQLLEDATVDPDHASRQLLAVLGIDTPDGDALDVWKLTELVAYAKDNPASIVGSINSARENTRGAREVVPTELWECLNATWNAVPDRQRYARRAGPHAFLSFVEERAAMFAGLADSTMSRDDGWLFMVLGRSIERADMVVRLLLSRVADRASSPGWITVLRSAGAQDTYLRTYRGALDAGRVVQFLLRDTLFPRSVFHALRQAEECLQRLDPGGGSRSNEKSEALRQLGRARSELEFLRPSDLLTDLPRRLGSLQTTIKEIGEAVSLQYFSTSPWVAWSGAEVSL